In a genomic window of Myxococcaceae bacterium JPH2:
- a CDS encoding PQQ-binding-like beta-propeller repeat protein, with translation MTRIRIGQRWKREPSAPPLDSIALELDGVNLLSGAVEEPLAEVVPALAEAVAALHGGTRRLAQVSLPEAHLELVLRRVGTEIELSVASLARPARLLRPPVRVETEELASAVRMASQRFLADVSVVAPRALAPAVARKLADSLKQLGKASPAPSEGASRPEPRRVEPPGAPGFGFELREPPLPATRATRGPHGALAPLLGPGEVWLAVPGRPQAWRAQGPPFLTVLELSRQAAELARAVELGEPRHALELGGSRPALSLDLRGGKARLGPTGAPFALDARELVAAMFHLGEALVLAFAEEDRAQVNNPYLVELAERCREGLSHLRDPAKPPESEGAAREPRSAPGRGESKPLKVPGRLRRLRFEKLWEQRGLEDAEEARLLSGRHGPVYCAPRLACAFSRRDGALLWRRAASLGVAAAADGHAVAADTARVYGFTGRGAGARWLHDHDGIPLGPLLLRKDRLLLTLSEERTVVAFAEATGREMWRLAPPRAQRSWLTPQGHRALLATDSGYLYGLDLADGQVRYRLRAPLPFHGAPVPWGRRALAMLGRGSHWAVLLADAHTGQAVWTHELDLTHPSPPLPLGARVYLAGERDREGLLVCLDARGKKLWERALHLGPGPFALAPLQRAVIVTSASGAAARVTASGQVDWRVGATGEPLLAALPARTARGVTLLPGEHVRAVEPRGGQVLAEVRAGEGLVALQADVHLNLYFLDEAGTLSAYQLGSHFTVVE, from the coding sequence ATGACCCGCATACGCATCGGACAGCGCTGGAAGCGCGAACCCTCAGCCCCCCCGTTGGATTCCATCGCCCTGGAACTCGACGGGGTGAACCTGCTTTCCGGAGCAGTGGAGGAGCCCTTGGCAGAGGTCGTCCCCGCCCTGGCGGAGGCCGTCGCGGCGCTCCACGGTGGGACTCGGAGGCTGGCCCAGGTCTCACTCCCAGAGGCACACCTGGAGCTGGTGCTGCGCCGGGTGGGAACGGAAATCGAGCTGTCGGTGGCCAGCCTCGCCCGACCGGCCCGGCTGCTGCGGCCCCCGGTTCGCGTGGAAACGGAGGAGCTGGCGAGCGCGGTGCGGATGGCCAGCCAGCGCTTCCTGGCGGACGTGTCGGTGGTCGCGCCCCGAGCCCTGGCGCCGGCCGTGGCCCGCAAGCTCGCTGACTCCCTCAAGCAGCTGGGCAAGGCCTCGCCTGCTCCGTCGGAGGGCGCGTCCCGGCCCGAGCCTCGCCGCGTGGAGCCGCCTGGGGCGCCCGGATTCGGCTTCGAGCTGCGTGAGCCTCCCCTCCCCGCCACCCGTGCCACACGAGGCCCTCACGGCGCGCTGGCGCCCCTCCTGGGCCCTGGCGAAGTGTGGCTGGCGGTTCCGGGACGCCCCCAGGCCTGGCGCGCCCAGGGACCGCCGTTCCTCACGGTCCTGGAGCTGTCCCGGCAGGCGGCCGAGCTGGCAAGGGCGGTGGAGCTGGGCGAGCCTCGCCACGCGCTGGAGCTGGGCGGCTCGCGGCCCGCGCTCTCGCTCGACCTCCGGGGCGGAAAGGCCCGGCTTGGGCCCACGGGCGCGCCCTTCGCGCTGGACGCCCGCGAGCTGGTGGCGGCCATGTTCCATCTGGGCGAGGCGCTCGTGCTCGCGTTCGCCGAGGAGGACCGGGCGCAGGTGAACAACCCGTACCTCGTGGAGTTGGCCGAGCGGTGTCGCGAAGGCCTGTCCCACTTGAGGGACCCGGCGAAGCCTCCCGAGTCGGAGGGGGCCGCGCGCGAGCCTCGCAGCGCCCCAGGCCGAGGTGAGTCCAAGCCCCTCAAGGTCCCTGGACGCCTGCGGCGCCTGCGGTTCGAGAAGCTGTGGGAGCAGCGCGGACTGGAGGACGCGGAGGAGGCCCGCTTGTTGTCGGGTCGCCATGGCCCCGTCTATTGCGCGCCCCGACTGGCCTGCGCGTTCTCCCGCCGGGATGGCGCGCTGCTGTGGCGGCGGGCCGCGTCCCTGGGCGTGGCGGCCGCGGCGGACGGGCACGCGGTGGCGGCGGACACGGCGCGCGTCTATGGCTTCACGGGCCGAGGCGCCGGCGCGCGCTGGCTGCACGACCATGACGGCATCCCGCTCGGCCCCCTCCTGCTGCGCAAGGATCGGCTGCTGCTGACGCTGTCCGAGGAGCGCACGGTGGTGGCCTTCGCCGAGGCCACCGGGCGCGAGATGTGGCGACTGGCCCCTCCGCGCGCGCAGCGCAGCTGGCTCACGCCGCAGGGGCACCGGGCGCTGCTCGCCACCGACTCAGGCTATCTCTACGGCCTCGATCTCGCGGACGGTCAGGTGCGCTACCGGCTGCGCGCGCCCCTCCCCTTCCACGGTGCACCGGTGCCCTGGGGACGGCGGGCGCTGGCCATGCTCGGACGTGGCTCACACTGGGCGGTGCTGCTCGCGGACGCGCACACGGGCCAGGCGGTGTGGACCCACGAGCTGGACCTCACCCATCCCTCGCCGCCGCTGCCGCTCGGGGCTCGCGTGTACCTGGCGGGAGAGCGGGACCGGGAGGGGCTGCTGGTGTGCCTGGACGCTCGCGGCAAGAAGCTCTGGGAGCGCGCGCTGCACCTGGGGCCAGGGCCCTTCGCGCTGGCTCCGCTCCAACGCGCCGTCATCGTGACGAGCGCCTCGGGCGCGGCCGCTCGCGTGACGGCCTCTGGACAGGTGGACTGGCGCGTAGGCGCCACCGGCGAGCCCCTGCTCGCGGCCCTCCCTGCTCGAACGGCGCGGGGCGTGACCCTGCTTCCGGGGGAGCACGTGCGCGCGGTGGAGCCACGCGGTGGACAGGTGCTCGCGGAGGTCCGCGCGGGCGAGGGGCTCGTCGCGCTCCAGGCCGACGTGCACCTCAACCTCTACTTCCTCGACGAGGCTGGCACGCTGTCCGCGTACCAGCTCGGGTCGCACTTCACCGTCGTGGAGTGA
- a CDS encoding alpha/beta fold hydrolase, which produces MIQVGGTHLLSVPLPLEEGELLGNPQVAWEAHGEPSDGKAVVLLHDLSHSHQALGPVEAGAYQASGWAREFIGPGKVLDPAETPLLVLNLLGSPFGSTSPVTVDGATGERLGPAMPGLTVLDMARAVSAGLRAHGLQHVRALVGVGLGGMVALRLAALFPELAGAVVAIGAGRSLPEGLREKLGLTAQVLRMDPDFHGGWYEPGNGPRKTMRKLRLDFLKLVHGRDSLRQRHPERDSAQAALEAEAESFAETFDPLAWALLCSAYAGCDLADCLPRIRSRVLLLAAATDALAPAARVRDTYHLLSAAGAPARFHELQDVADHGTLLADPRPLRGPLHDFLRRR; this is translated from the coding sequence GTGATCCAGGTCGGGGGAACACACCTGTTGTCCGTGCCGCTCCCCTTGGAAGAGGGAGAGCTGCTCGGCAATCCCCAAGTGGCGTGGGAAGCCCATGGAGAACCGTCGGACGGCAAAGCGGTGGTGTTGCTGCACGACCTCTCGCATTCGCACCAGGCGCTAGGCCCCGTGGAGGCCGGCGCGTACCAGGCCTCGGGCTGGGCGCGGGAGTTCATTGGACCGGGCAAGGTGCTGGATCCGGCCGAGACGCCGCTGCTCGTGCTCAACCTGCTCGGGAGCCCCTTCGGCTCGACGTCGCCCGTGACGGTGGATGGCGCGACGGGCGAGCGACTGGGGCCCGCGATGCCGGGGCTCACGGTGCTGGACATGGCGCGAGCGGTGTCAGCGGGGCTGCGTGCGCACGGGCTCCAGCACGTTCGCGCGCTCGTGGGCGTGGGGTTGGGCGGGATGGTGGCGCTGCGGCTCGCGGCCCTGTTCCCTGAGCTTGCGGGCGCCGTCGTCGCCATTGGCGCGGGCCGCTCCCTGCCCGAGGGCCTGCGCGAGAAGCTGGGCCTCACGGCGCAAGTGTTGCGGATGGATCCCGACTTCCATGGCGGCTGGTACGAGCCGGGGAATGGGCCGCGCAAGACGATGCGCAAGCTGCGCCTGGACTTCCTCAAGCTCGTCCATGGACGTGATTCCCTGCGCCAGCGCCATCCGGAGCGAGACTCGGCCCAAGCGGCCTTGGAGGCGGAGGCGGAGTCCTTCGCGGAGACGTTCGATCCGCTGGCCTGGGCGCTGCTGTGCTCGGCCTATGCGGGGTGCGATCTCGCGGACTGCCTGCCGCGCATCCGCTCACGCGTGCTGCTGCTGGCGGCCGCCACGGATGCGCTGGCACCCGCCGCCCGAGTCCGAGACACGTACCACCTGCTGAGCGCCGCGGGCGCACCCGCGCGCTTCCACGAACTGCAGGATGTAGCGGATCACGGCACGCTGCTGGCGGACCCTCGGCCACTGCGAGGGCCCCTCCACGACTTCCTCCGGCGCCGGTGA
- the udk gene encoding uridine kinase, with the protein MSSPLVVGIAGGTASGKTTVARKVREALADCRVAFIDQDSYYRDLKDISLADRREVNFDHPDAFDTDLLVSHLRELKAGRAVQKPVYDFVTSSRQPHTQRLDPGDIILIEGILVLHMKEVRDEMDVKIYVDADDDLRILRRLTRDIKDRGRDFDHVVAQYLRHVRPMHMGFVEPSKHHADIIIPHGGNNDIAIGMLVGALRARLAAQAQERD; encoded by the coding sequence ATGTCGTCACCTCTCGTCGTTGGCATCGCGGGTGGTACCGCGTCAGGCAAGACGACGGTCGCCCGCAAGGTCCGCGAGGCACTCGCGGACTGCCGGGTCGCCTTCATCGACCAGGACTCGTACTACCGGGACCTCAAGGACATCTCCCTGGCGGATCGGCGGGAGGTGAACTTCGATCACCCCGACGCCTTCGACACGGACCTGCTCGTCAGTCATCTGCGTGAGCTGAAGGCGGGCCGCGCGGTGCAGAAGCCCGTCTACGACTTCGTCACGTCCTCGCGTCAGCCGCACACCCAGCGGTTGGATCCGGGCGACATCATCCTCATCGAGGGCATCCTCGTCCTGCACATGAAGGAAGTGCGCGACGAGATGGACGTGAAGATCTACGTGGACGCGGACGACGACCTGCGGATCCTCCGGCGCCTCACGCGCGACATCAAGGACCGCGGCCGCGACTTCGACCACGTGGTGGCCCAGTACCTGCGCCACGTGCGCCCCATGCACATGGGCTTCGTCGAGCCGTCCAAGCACCACGCGGACATCATCATCCCGCACGGCGGCAACAACGACATCGCCATCGGGATGCTGGTGGGCGCGCTCCGAGCCCGGCTCGCGGCGCAGGCGCAGGAGCGCGACTAG
- a CDS encoding DUF692 family protein: MTPAADTWSLPWLGLGLSSNLSASDVPQPYRLWDASPGLFDFVEYSAPLSLEEARAQATLFPEMWRRLSDVPVLFHPVHLNLWGPSLEPTSALTALAEHARAVKSPWVGNDVGWWHEEGEPFPGYLYFTPPFTEEGLRDCAAHALHVQSHLDVPLVLENPAVLARRGSWHVLDFMAKLHARTGLPLLLDLGHLLSHQLSAGLPLDAGLDGFPLDKVVEIHIAGGVVTRRGSRRFYVDDHTQPVREELFQLLETLLPRCSRLRAVTFEGDGHPPEVALLELRRLRRMVPAGAREPLSWPAVRAPVPVLTGESKPWELFDAGHGVTPVEASEDAEGVRADRDFRLAVVAEQLDQTWPLTRLLLAPTPEALRGFTSSREYRSMFDGLGRSLGQVFASWARRHLLQAPGEALASVVALETLLPNAFLWPASTPGPGQVGLAEEVRLGAFPVDLTECVFAARALRRHLTGRAWAGGEVELSGLEGLQQVAARPGPGPWHFAIHRHGRRHEIVPVSSELVALLRALAESPKAPAELSPAVLAEARARGLVRWGPG; encoded by the coding sequence ATGACACCCGCCGCCGACACCTGGTCGCTGCCCTGGCTTGGGCTGGGGCTGAGCAGCAACCTGAGCGCCTCGGACGTGCCGCAGCCCTATCGGCTGTGGGATGCGTCGCCCGGCCTGTTCGACTTCGTGGAGTACAGCGCGCCGCTCTCCCTGGAGGAGGCCCGCGCGCAGGCCACGCTCTTCCCCGAGATGTGGCGGCGGCTGTCGGACGTGCCCGTCCTCTTCCATCCGGTCCACCTCAACCTGTGGGGGCCGAGCCTCGAGCCTACCTCGGCGCTGACCGCGCTGGCCGAGCATGCCCGCGCCGTGAAGAGTCCCTGGGTGGGCAACGACGTGGGCTGGTGGCACGAGGAAGGCGAGCCCTTCCCGGGCTACCTCTACTTCACTCCGCCGTTCACCGAGGAAGGGCTGCGTGATTGCGCGGCCCATGCGCTCCACGTGCAGTCGCATCTCGACGTGCCCCTCGTGCTGGAGAATCCAGCGGTGCTCGCGCGGCGCGGGAGCTGGCACGTGCTGGACTTCATGGCGAAGCTCCATGCGCGCACGGGGCTGCCGCTGCTGCTCGACCTGGGGCACCTGCTGAGCCACCAGCTCTCCGCGGGGCTGCCGCTGGACGCTGGGCTGGATGGGTTCCCGTTGGACAAGGTCGTGGAGATCCACATCGCGGGCGGCGTGGTGACGCGTCGCGGTTCGCGCCGGTTCTACGTGGATGATCACACCCAGCCCGTGCGCGAGGAGCTGTTCCAACTCCTGGAGACCCTCCTGCCGCGCTGCTCGCGTCTGCGCGCGGTGACCTTCGAGGGCGATGGCCATCCTCCCGAAGTGGCGCTCTTGGAGCTTCGCCGGCTGAGGCGCATGGTCCCCGCGGGTGCCCGTGAGCCGCTCTCCTGGCCCGCGGTGCGCGCGCCGGTGCCCGTGCTCACGGGCGAGAGCAAGCCGTGGGAGCTGTTCGACGCGGGCCACGGCGTCACTCCCGTGGAGGCATCCGAGGACGCCGAGGGCGTTCGCGCGGACCGCGACTTCCGCCTGGCGGTGGTGGCCGAGCAGCTCGACCAGACGTGGCCCCTCACGCGGCTTCTGCTCGCGCCGACGCCCGAGGCGCTCCGAGGCTTCACGTCCTCGCGCGAGTACCGCTCGATGTTCGATGGCCTGGGGCGCTCACTGGGGCAGGTGTTCGCGTCGTGGGCGCGGCGCCATTTGCTCCAGGCCCCCGGTGAGGCGCTTGCCTCCGTGGTCGCCCTGGAGACGCTCCTGCCCAATGCCTTCCTGTGGCCCGCTTCGACGCCAGGGCCCGGACAGGTGGGACTCGCCGAGGAGGTGCGGTTGGGGGCCTTCCCGGTAGACCTGACGGAGTGCGTCTTTGCCGCGCGGGCCTTGCGACGCCACCTCACCGGGCGTGCGTGGGCCGGCGGAGAGGTGGAACTCTCAGGCTTGGAGGGACTCCAGCAGGTGGCGGCTCGGCCCGGTCCGGGGCCCTGGCACTTCGCCATCCACCGTCATGGGCGACGTCACGAAATCGTGCCGGTCTCCTCGGAGCTGGTGGCCCTTCTGCGCGCGTTGGCCGAGTCCCCCAAGGCGCCAGCGGAGCTGTCCCCGGCGGTGCTCGCGGAGGCCCGGGCGCGTGGCCTCGTCCGGTGGGGACCGGGATAG